The genomic region GCACATTCCTTTGAACAGATTGTCGAGGGGGGGAAAGTTCTTTTCCTGTATCGCAATATCTTTGGCTTTGATTTTTCAACCTCTAGCCCAATAACTGTTTCCGATTCTGATTGGTTGGAAAAAGGGGATTCTTCAATGTATAGGGGGTGGGCATTGGTTGGCAATACGTTTGTAAGGCCCTTGACGATGAAAACACCGGTAGAGTACATTGATACCGTGATTGACAGCCTTGAAGAATTAAAGGAGAATGGATTAATCCATCCATCCAATGAGATAATTGTCACCCCATACCGGCATGACCCTGACTATTACACTGTTTGGAACACCTCGGATTATGTCACGCCTGTGGCATCCTTGGGAAATGTTCTGTACAAGCTAAGCTATGGAAAGCAGCAGAATAATGGCAGGGCAGAATTAGAGAGGTATAAGGAAGAATTTTCCAAAATTCTCGGCTATGTCATGGATTTTATGATAAAGGCTGACAGGCGCTTCCCTGATGTCCATGGGGAAAATGTAGGGCACAGTGATAATAAAATATATTTCCTGGACCAGCACGGCTTTTATCGGCCTGGCAAAAGGGATGAAGTCCCGATGGGCAAAAAAATCACTGATTGTATTTTTGATGTCATGACCATGAGCAGGGAAGCATATATGGATAGGGAGAAGATTGCCCCAGGAAGCAGTGATGAGATGGTTTTGCGACACATAGCAAAATCCATCATCCGCAATCTGGGCCGTGAAAAGGCTCGGGGCTTCAGGGTCCAGAGGGTTGGCCTCCATACGGGCAGCGTGATCCCAAAGGTGGAAAACCATATAAAAAAATTGTTAAAGTGATTGCCTCACGTTACCTCACAACATGAAGGAAATTATGCGAGAGCTTAATCCTTATTGTCTTGCCATAGCCAAACTTGTATTCCCTTGGCACAGAATCAATGACAACAATTCCCTTTCTCATGTCAGAGGTGACTTCAAGGGTTTTCCCCGACGCTAGCACCTTGTTGGTTATTTTTTGCTTGTTTAGCGTCCTGAAATACGGCTCGCGGGAATGGATTTGGTATTCATACTTGTTTATCTGCATTGCCCTGCCGCCGGCTGACTTTATCCAGGCATGGCTGCCCTGGGGGGTCGAGACAAGAAGGCCTGATGACCTCTGGAATTCGGAGTAATTGCCGATTTTAAGCTCATAGTATGACATCCTGTAAGGCTTAATGTCGCCGATGAACACTTCATTTAGGGCCAACGGAAGCTTTTGTGCCCCAAGATAACTCTCAAGCCTTGGCATGCTGAGGCTCCTGAATTTTCCGCTGGCGACTGAAGCCAGCTTTTTCTTGAAATCCTTTTTAGTGCAGCACATGAAGAAGCCTTCCTTGTGCCTGGGATTTGAATTTACCCCCAGCAATAGCTGATGGCCTGTTACATGCTGCGCAGTGCGCAAAAATGTGCCATCCCCTCCCAC from Candidatus Woesearchaeota archaeon harbors:
- a CDS encoding NAD(+)/NADH kinase, yielding MAKKEKYRRMQIRKVVVVYMKDPSHEHGQTMAQVRKCLGNYNAIYILRKKLSKKIFSGADLAVVVGGDGTFLRTAQHVTGHQLLLGVNSNPRHKEGFFMCCTKKDFKKKLASVASGKFRSLSMPRLESYLGAQKLPLALNEVFIGDIKPYRMSYYELKIGNYSEFQRSSGLLVSTPQGSHAWIKSAGGRAMQINKYEYQIHSREPYFRTLNKQKITNKVLASGKTLEVTSDMRKGIVVIDSVPREYKFGYGKTIRIKLSHNFLHVVR